A part of Vibrio sp. B1FLJ16 genomic DNA contains:
- a CDS encoding chromosome partitioning protein ParB, producing the protein MSRQKYVEINDNVKSTWFIERIWQLSESLAVEEIPIAQIKGPDEVTWFNLDGPLPTCREVAMHCQRINNADLSYPVILTSDYRVFDGMHRIAKKIMMGEQTILVRRFRQNPQADEVVELEIEQV; encoded by the coding sequence GTGTCTAGACAAAAATACGTTGAAATAAACGACAATGTAAAATCAACGTGGTTTATCGAAAGAATCTGGCAGTTATCTGAATCTTTAGCTGTGGAAGAGATTCCTATCGCTCAAATCAAAGGTCCTGATGAAGTAACGTGGTTTAACTTAGATGGGCCGCTGCCTACGTGCCGTGAAGTTGCGATGCACTGTCAGCGAATTAACAATGCTGATTTATCGTATCCGGTTATCTTGACGAGCGATTATAGAGTCTTTGATGGTATGCATCGAATCGCCAAGAAAATTATGATGGGAGAGCAAACTATTTTAGTGAGGCGCTTCAGACAAAATCCGCAAGCGGATGAAGTTGTCGAGTTAGAAATAGAGCAGGTGTGA
- a CDS encoding S1-like domain-containing RNA-binding protein has translation MIKIGQINSLEVIKKADFGVFLDGDDYGSVLLPNKYVPEGTDIGDKIDVFLYFDSESQLAATIEKPIAQVGEWGLMKIEGVNQTGAFVNWGIKEKDLLVPFSEQRTRFSAGQTILVYVYSDKASGRIVGTTKFNKWLDKTPADYEVNQQVDLIIAERSQLGYKAIVNGKHWGMIFPSDVFGKLFIGKTLKGFIKQIREDGKIDLALQKVGVAKMDDLSSKILDQLEKKGGFLPLNDKSSPEAIFAAFRTSKGTYKKTIGGLYKQGKIVIEKDGIRLA, from the coding sequence ATGATTAAAATTGGTCAAATTAACAGCTTAGAAGTCATTAAGAAGGCTGATTTTGGCGTATTTCTGGATGGCGATGATTACGGTTCTGTTTTGCTGCCAAACAAGTATGTTCCTGAGGGCACAGACATTGGTGATAAAATAGACGTGTTTCTCTACTTCGATTCAGAAAGCCAACTAGCTGCGACCATTGAAAAACCAATTGCCCAGGTGGGTGAATGGGGCCTGATGAAAATTGAAGGCGTAAACCAAACTGGTGCATTTGTTAACTGGGGCATTAAAGAAAAAGATTTGCTTGTTCCGTTCAGTGAACAGCGCACGCGTTTCTCTGCCGGTCAAACCATCTTAGTTTATGTGTATTCAGATAAAGCATCAGGCCGTATTGTTGGTACGACCAAGTTCAACAAGTGGCTGGACAAAACACCTGCAGATTATGAAGTAAACCAGCAAGTTGATTTGATCATCGCTGAACGTAGTCAGTTGGGATACAAAGCCATCGTTAACGGTAAGCACTGGGGAATGATTTTCCCATCTGACGTATTTGGTAAGTTGTTTATCGGCAAGACGCTGAAAGGCTTCATTAAGCAGATTCGTGAAGATGGCAAAATTGATCTCGCTTTGCAGAAAGTAGGCGTGGCGAAGATGGACGATCTGTCCAGCAAAATTCTGGACCAATTAGAGAAGAAGGGCGGTTTCCTCCCGCTAAATGACAAGTCTTCTCCTGAAGCAATTTTTGCTGCATTTCGTACCAGTAAAGGCACCTATAAAAAAACCATCGGTGGCTTATACAAACAAGGTAAGATTGTTATTGAGAAAGACGGTATTCGCTTAGCGTAA
- a CDS encoding amino acid ABC transporter ATP-binding protein, giving the protein MTQQHYMIQLKDMNKWYGEFHVLKNINLNVKKGEKIVICGPSGSGKSTMIRCINRLEEHQAGNIFVSGTELTEDLKNIEAVRREVGMCFQHFNLFPHLTVLENCTLAPIWVKKMPKEEAEAIAMKYLERVKIPDQADKYPGQLSGGQQQRVAIARSLCMNPKVMLFDEPTSALDPEMVREVLDVMVELAEEGMTMLCVTHEMGFAKEVADRVIFMDAGEIIEENNPKDFFENPQSDRTQNFLAQILHH; this is encoded by the coding sequence ATGACGCAACAACACTATATGATCCAACTAAAGGACATGAACAAATGGTACGGTGAGTTTCACGTACTGAAAAACATCAACCTAAACGTTAAGAAAGGCGAAAAAATCGTTATCTGTGGCCCGTCCGGCTCTGGTAAATCAACTATGATTCGCTGTATTAACCGTCTAGAAGAGCATCAGGCTGGCAATATTTTTGTGTCGGGTACAGAGCTTACCGAAGACCTGAAGAACATCGAGGCAGTTCGCCGTGAAGTAGGCATGTGTTTCCAGCACTTTAATCTCTTCCCTCACCTTACGGTATTGGAAAACTGCACCCTAGCTCCTATCTGGGTGAAGAAGATGCCAAAAGAAGAAGCAGAAGCGATTGCGATGAAATACTTAGAGCGCGTTAAGATCCCTGATCAAGCGGATAAGTACCCGGGTCAGTTGTCTGGTGGTCAGCAGCAGCGCGTTGCGATTGCCCGCTCTTTATGTATGAACCCGAAAGTGATGCTGTTTGACGAGCCAACATCGGCGCTTGACCCAGAAATGGTACGTGAAGTACTGGATGTTATGGTTGAGTTGGCAGAAGAAGGCATGACCATGCTGTGTGTAACACACGAAATGGGCTTCGCGAAAGAAGTGGCCGACCGAGTGATCTTTATGGATGCCGGTGAAATCATCGAAGAAAATAATCCGAAAGACTTCTTCGAGAACCCACAATCTGATCGTACCCAAAACTTCCTGGCGCAAATTCTACATCATTAA
- a CDS encoding DUF4442 domain-containing protein, whose protein sequence is MLSAVRRANLYLKVFGFTKVPLIWLCRPKIIAIDEQHVEVKIPLRKRTKNHLNSMYFGALAVGADVAGAFLAMSKAQEQGEPISLAFKGVKAEFLKRPEADVHFVCHDGKLIDEMLAHTMETGERINRDVKITALCPTLHGDEPMAEFYLTLSIKKAAQRTKKAA, encoded by the coding sequence ATGTTATCTGCAGTACGTCGTGCAAACCTGTACTTGAAAGTATTCGGCTTCACTAAAGTTCCGTTAATCTGGCTGTGTCGCCCGAAGATCATCGCCATTGATGAACAACATGTTGAAGTAAAAATCCCACTACGTAAGAGAACCAAGAATCATCTTAACAGTATGTACTTTGGTGCTTTGGCTGTAGGTGCTGATGTGGCTGGTGCTTTTTTAGCGATGAGCAAAGCTCAAGAGCAGGGAGAGCCTATCTCACTCGCCTTTAAAGGTGTAAAAGCTGAGTTCCTTAAACGACCAGAAGCGGATGTTCACTTTGTGTGCCATGACGGTAAACTGATCGATGAGATGCTTGCACACACAATGGAGACAGGCGAGCGTATTAACCGTGATGTAAAAATCACAGCACTTTGTCCGACCCTTCATGGTGACGAGCCAATGGCCGAGTTTTATCTGACGCTTTCCATTAAAAAAGCAGCACAACGTACGAAGAAGGCTGCTTAA
- a CDS encoding 3-deoxy-7-phosphoheptulonate synthase: MPIKTDELRTQPLGPMPTPAELSGIYPITDDVADRIAQSRRQIENILVGKDNRLLAIVGPCSVHDTEAAIDYAKRLSEIQDKYKDELFIVMRTYFEKPRTVVGWKGLITDPNLDGSYALEAGLHKARKLLLDINKLGLATATEFLDMITGQYIADLITWGAIGARTTESQIHREMASALSCPVGFKNGTNGNVKIAIDAIRASHASHYFYSPDKHGRMTVYRTSGNPFGHIILRGGEKGPNFDEASIKQACDALAEFDLPQRLVVDFSHANCQKQHRKQIDVARDICDQIKSGSTRIAGIMAESFIVEGNQPMTDINNLTYGQSITDPCLSWEDTVTMLDMLADAVKTSK; this comes from the coding sequence ATGCCTATAAAAACAGATGAATTGAGAACCCAGCCTTTGGGTCCTATGCCGACTCCAGCTGAGCTGAGTGGCATATATCCTATTACGGATGACGTTGCAGACCGTATCGCTCAATCTCGTCGTCAGATTGAAAACATTTTGGTGGGTAAAGACAATCGTCTTCTTGCCATTGTAGGTCCATGCTCTGTTCACGACACAGAAGCAGCAATTGATTACGCAAAACGCCTAAGCGAAATACAAGATAAGTACAAAGACGAATTGTTTATCGTAATGCGTACCTACTTTGAAAAGCCTCGTACGGTAGTCGGTTGGAAAGGCTTAATAACAGACCCTAACCTAGACGGCTCTTACGCATTAGAAGCAGGTCTTCATAAAGCGCGTAAACTGCTACTTGATATCAACAAGCTTGGCCTTGCTACAGCTACTGAGTTTCTTGATATGATCACTGGCCAATACATTGCGGATTTGATCACGTGGGGGGCGATCGGTGCTCGCACGACGGAATCTCAAATTCACCGTGAAATGGCATCTGCACTGTCTTGCCCAGTTGGCTTTAAAAACGGTACGAATGGTAATGTGAAAATCGCGATTGACGCAATCCGTGCTTCTCACGCATCACATTACTTCTACTCTCCGGATAAACATGGTCGCATGACTGTATATCGCACGAGCGGTAACCCATTCGGCCATATTATTTTACGTGGCGGTGAAAAAGGTCCAAACTTTGATGAAGCATCCATCAAGCAAGCTTGTGATGCACTAGCTGAGTTCGATCTGCCGCAACGTTTAGTTGTAGATTTCAGCCATGCTAACTGCCAAAAGCAGCACAGAAAACAGATCGATGTGGCTCGTGATATCTGCGACCAGATTAAATCTGGCAGCACTCGCATAGCGGGAATTATGGCAGAAAGCTTCATCGTAGAAGGTAATCAGCCAATGACTGATATCAATAACCTGACTTACGGTCAATCTATCACCGACCCATGTCTAAGTTGGGAAGATACTGTCACGATGCTAGATATGCTGGCAGACGCTGTAAAAACCAGTAAGTAA
- a CDS encoding amino acid ABC transporter permease: MSTHQFQPDLPPPANTVGAVGWMRKNLFNGPVNSVVTIILAYLAFTALWNIIDWAFINADWVGATRDDCSRDGACWVFISVRWEQFMYGFYPESELWRPRLFYISLAIFTVLLAYEKTPKRVWIWLFFVNVYPFIIAALLYGGVFGLEVVDTHKWGGLLVTLIIALVGIVVSLPIGVLLALGRRSDMPIIRSMCTVYIEVWRGVPLITVLFMASVMLPLFMSEGSETDKLVRALVGVVMFAAAYMAEVIRGGLQAIPKGQYEAADALGLSYWKKTGLIILPQALKITIPSIVNTFIGLFKDTSLVLIIGMFDVLGIGQAANTDPEWLGFATESYVFVALVFWVFCFGMSRYSIWLEHRLHTGHKR, translated from the coding sequence ATGAGTACACATCAATTTCAGCCTGATCTCCCACCACCAGCTAATACTGTAGGTGCGGTAGGTTGGATGCGTAAAAACCTGTTTAATGGGCCAGTTAACTCGGTTGTGACCATTATTCTTGCTTACTTAGCGTTTACCGCACTCTGGAACATTATCGATTGGGCATTCATTAATGCGGATTGGGTCGGAGCAACACGAGATGACTGTAGCCGAGATGGCGCGTGCTGGGTGTTTATCAGTGTACGTTGGGAGCAGTTCATGTATGGCTTCTACCCAGAGTCTGAACTGTGGCGCCCTCGCCTGTTTTATATCTCACTCGCTATTTTTACTGTATTACTAGCTTACGAGAAAACACCTAAGCGTGTTTGGATTTGGCTATTTTTCGTCAATGTATATCCATTCATTATTGCTGCGCTTCTGTACGGCGGTGTATTTGGTCTGGAAGTCGTAGACACACATAAATGGGGTGGCTTACTTGTTACCTTGATTATTGCGCTTGTTGGTATTGTCGTGTCATTACCTATCGGTGTGCTCCTGGCACTAGGCCGACGTTCAGATATGCCAATTATCCGCAGCATGTGTACAGTTTACATCGAAGTATGGCGTGGCGTACCTCTTATCACTGTTCTGTTTATGGCATCTGTTATGCTTCCACTGTTTATGTCAGAAGGTTCAGAGACAGACAAGTTAGTCCGTGCACTAGTGGGCGTGGTGATGTTTGCCGCAGCTTATATGGCAGAGGTGATTCGTGGTGGTTTACAAGCGATTCCAAAAGGCCAGTACGAAGCCGCAGATGCACTTGGTTTAAGCTACTGGAAAAAGACTGGGTTAATTATTCTTCCTCAGGCTCTTAAGATCACAATTCCTTCTATTGTGAACACGTTTATCGGCCTGTTTAAAGACACAAGTCTGGTACTGATCATTGGTATGTTTGACGTACTGGGCATTGGGCAAGCAGCAAACACCGACCCTGAGTGGCTTGGTTTTGCTACGGAAAGTTATGTATTTGTCGCGTTAGTGTTTTGGGTATTCTGTTTCGGCATGTCGCGTTATTCGATATGGCTTGAGCACAGACTTCATACCGGTCACAAACGATAA
- a CDS encoding bifunctional precorrin-2 dehydrogenase/sirohydrochlorin ferrochelatase encodes MRYFPLFLDLINKPVLVVGGGEVASRKVEALLKAGADVTIVSPTLVEYLSKLAKEHQLTWIQRFYSSDIVTKNFIQVWATTDNPNLNHQVHKDAKELGILVNVVDDKPYCDFITPSMINRGRIQIAISSGGASPVLIRNIREKLETILPQNMELVAEFANSKRNSIKEALPSVDLRRKFWELFFSNPDVENARDNRELETIYKATMANPLDEKGSCTWIYVGKDIEMLPIKAVRYMQQAELVLHSTRCQSDAMELVRRDAERESFSNAAELSDMLSQAKQDNLRVCVLVPQGTSEFALLQGQDLVI; translated from the coding sequence ATGCGATATTTTCCTCTGTTCTTAGATTTAATAAATAAACCGGTACTTGTTGTTGGTGGTGGTGAAGTCGCAAGCCGTAAGGTAGAGGCTTTGTTGAAGGCAGGAGCTGACGTTACGATTGTCTCGCCGACTTTAGTCGAGTATCTCTCCAAGTTGGCGAAAGAGCATCAGCTGACTTGGATCCAACGTTTTTATTCAAGTGACATTGTCACAAAAAACTTCATTCAAGTGTGGGCGACAACAGACAATCCAAACCTGAATCACCAGGTTCATAAGGATGCCAAAGAGCTTGGCATTTTGGTTAATGTGGTTGATGATAAGCCGTATTGTGATTTCATTACGCCCTCAATGATTAACCGCGGCCGTATCCAGATTGCTATTTCGAGTGGTGGTGCTTCTCCTGTTTTAATTCGTAACATTCGTGAGAAGCTTGAGACGATTCTTCCGCAGAACATGGAATTAGTGGCAGAGTTTGCAAACTCCAAACGAAATTCAATTAAAGAGGCCCTGCCAAGTGTCGATCTACGTCGTAAATTTTGGGAACTGTTTTTCTCTAACCCAGATGTGGAAAACGCGCGCGACAACCGAGAACTGGAAACCATCTATAAAGCCACAATGGCGAATCCATTAGATGAAAAGGGCAGCTGTACCTGGATTTATGTCGGGAAAGATATCGAGATGCTGCCTATTAAAGCCGTACGCTATATGCAGCAGGCTGAGTTGGTATTGCACTCCACTCGATGTCAATCTGATGCTATGGAACTGGTAAGAAGAGACGCAGAGCGAGAATCGTTTTCCAACGCGGCGGAGTTATCAGACATGCTATCTCAAGCGAAACAGGATAATTTACGTGTTTGTGTGCTTGTTCCTCAGGGAACCAGTGAATTCGCTCTTCTGCAAGGACAAGACCTTGTAATCTAA
- the yccX gene encoding acylphosphatase: MSVKCEKFIVTGVVQGVGFRYQTSHQGLKLGLTGYAKNLSNGDVEVIACGTDSQIDEFSEWLKEGPRTATVDSVSHEGASYKPYRGFKIL; encoded by the coding sequence ATGAGCGTAAAGTGTGAAAAATTTATAGTTACAGGAGTGGTTCAAGGCGTAGGCTTTCGGTACCAAACCTCACATCAGGGGCTGAAACTGGGTTTAACTGGTTATGCTAAGAATTTAAGTAACGGTGATGTTGAAGTAATTGCCTGTGGTACAGATTCGCAAATTGATGAGTTTTCTGAGTGGCTTAAAGAGGGACCACGGACGGCAACAGTGGATAGCGTATCTCATGAAGGAGCTTCCTATAAACCATACCGTGGCTTTAAGATTCTATAA
- a CDS encoding YajQ family cyclic di-GMP-binding protein, producing the protein MPSFDIVSEIDTVELRNAVDNANRELSTRFDFRNVNASFELVEENVKVAAEGEFQLKQMRDILRGHLAKRNIDANAMDAQKPEATGKNWHQNIQFRQGIDTPTAKKLVKLIKDAKLKVQASIQGEKVRVTGKKRDDLQATMAAIREAEMGIPFQYNNFRD; encoded by the coding sequence ATGCCATCGTTTGATATTGTTTCAGAAATCGACACGGTTGAACTACGCAACGCCGTTGATAACGCTAACCGTGAACTGTCTACTCGTTTCGATTTCCGCAACGTTAATGCGAGCTTTGAGCTAGTGGAAGAAAACGTAAAAGTAGCTGCTGAAGGCGAGTTCCAGTTAAAGCAAATGCGTGACATCTTACGTGGCCACCTGGCAAAACGTAACATCGACGCAAACGCTATGGACGCACAAAAGCCAGAAGCAACCGGTAAGAACTGGCATCAAAACATTCAGTTCCGCCAAGGCATTGATACGCCAACTGCAAAAAAACTGGTTAAGCTGATCAAAGACGCAAAACTGAAAGTACAAGCCTCTATCCAAGGTGAGAAAGTGCGTGTAACAGGCAAAAAGCGCGATGATCTGCAAGCGACAATGGCTGCAATTCGCGAAGCGGAAATGGGCATACCTTTCCAATACAATAACTTCCGCGATTAA
- a CDS encoding TusE/DsrC/DsvC family sulfur relay protein, which produces MFVYNGKEIETDAQGYLLDHTQWEEGMIELLAEEEGIELTDAHLEVVHFVRDFYEEFNTSPAVRMLVKAMEKAHGPEKGNSKYLFKLFKKGPAKQATKLAGLPKPAKCL; this is translated from the coding sequence ATGTTCGTTTACAACGGCAAAGAAATTGAAACCGACGCTCAAGGTTACTTGTTAGACCACACTCAATGGGAAGAAGGAATGATTGAACTTCTGGCCGAGGAAGAAGGTATCGAGCTAACCGATGCGCATTTAGAAGTGGTTCATTTCGTGCGAGATTTTTATGAAGAGTTCAACACTTCTCCGGCGGTGAGAATGCTCGTTAAAGCAATGGAAAAAGCGCACGGCCCGGAAAAAGGCAATAGCAAGTACCTGTTCAAGCTGTTCAAAAAAGGGCCGGCTAAACAAGCAACTAAACTGGCAGGACTACCAAAACCAGCTAAGTGTTTGTGA
- a CDS encoding amino acid ABC transporter permease codes for MEPTKDASLSTMSKPSGSISLIYNPAFRSAIFQIIAVAALVFFFYTIVNNALSNLEARGIATGFGFLNQEAGFGIGLTLIDYDETYTYGRTFLVGLLNTALVSVLGIILATVIGFTMGVARLSTNWLVSRLAAVYIETFRNIPLLLQIFFWYFAVLQALPSARQSLSLGEAIFLNVRGLYFPAPVLENGSGIVIAAFIIGLVATISIAIWAKNKQRLTGQQTPMVRIALGLIVGLPLVTYFLAGMPISLEYPALKGFNFKGGISIIPELAALLIALSVYTASFIAEIVRSGINAVNHGQTEAAMSLGLPRSKTLKLVVIPQALRIIIPPLTSQYLNLTKNSSLAMAIGYPDLVSVFAGTTLNQTGQAIEIIAMTMGVYLALSLITSALMNLYNRKVALVER; via the coding sequence ATGGAACCGACTAAAGACGCATCGCTAAGTACGATGTCCAAACCAAGCGGAAGTATAAGCCTGATATATAATCCTGCTTTTCGTTCTGCAATTTTTCAGATTATTGCTGTGGCGGCATTGGTATTTTTCTTTTATACCATCGTCAACAACGCTCTAAGTAACCTAGAAGCTCGTGGTATCGCAACGGGTTTTGGTTTTCTTAATCAGGAGGCAGGCTTTGGTATAGGGCTTACCCTGATAGATTATGATGAAACCTATACCTATGGCAGAACCTTCCTTGTTGGTCTGCTTAACACAGCACTTGTTTCAGTGTTAGGTATTATCCTGGCCACTGTAATCGGGTTTACAATGGGTGTTGCTCGTCTTTCTACAAACTGGCTGGTAAGTCGCTTAGCTGCTGTGTACATTGAGACATTTCGAAACATCCCCCTTCTTCTACAAATCTTCTTTTGGTATTTCGCTGTTCTTCAAGCGCTACCTTCAGCAAGACAAAGCTTAAGCCTTGGCGAAGCCATTTTCTTAAACGTTCGCGGTCTCTATTTCCCTGCACCTGTACTGGAAAACGGAAGCGGTATTGTTATCGCGGCGTTTATCATCGGACTTGTTGCCACTATATCTATCGCGATATGGGCTAAAAACAAACAACGTCTGACCGGTCAGCAAACTCCGATGGTACGAATTGCTCTCGGATTAATTGTAGGTTTACCTTTAGTTACTTATTTCCTTGCTGGTATGCCAATTTCTCTGGAATATCCTGCTTTGAAAGGATTTAACTTCAAAGGTGGTATCAGCATTATCCCTGAACTTGCAGCCTTGCTTATTGCGTTAAGTGTTTATACTGCATCTTTTATCGCCGAAATCGTGCGTTCTGGTATTAACGCGGTTAACCACGGACAAACCGAAGCAGCAATGTCATTAGGTTTACCACGGTCAAAAACGCTCAAACTTGTTGTTATTCCGCAAGCGCTTCGAATCATTATTCCTCCATTAACCAGTCAATATTTGAACTTAACCAAAAACTCGTCATTAGCAATGGCTATCGGCTATCCAGATCTCGTGTCTGTATTTGCGGGCACAACGCTTAACCAAACCGGACAAGCAATTGAGATCATCGCAATGACAATGGGTGTTTACTTAGCGTTAAGTTTGATTACTTCAGCATTAATGAACCTGTACAACCGTAAAGTCGCACTGGTGGAGAGATAA
- a CDS encoding amino acid ABC transporter substrate-binding protein, with protein sequence MANKLTILASVVAASTAMMATSAQAADSTLDKVTKQGFLTCGVSTGLPGFSNPNSKGEWEGIDVEYCQAVAAAVLGDKTKVKYVPLTAKERFTALQSGEIDVLSRNTTWTLHRDTALGLNFVGVNYYDGQGFMVKKDLGISSAKELDGASVCVQSGTTTELNLADYFRNNGMSYKPVVFDTAAQTSKGFDSGRCDVLTTDQSGLYALRLNLQDPSSAVVLPEIVSKEPLGPVVRQGDDQWFNIAKWTLSAMINAEEYGITSKNADAMLKSEDPNVKRILGVDGPQGKGLGIRDDWGYQIVKQVGNYGESFDRTVGKGSPLDISRGVNALWNAGGFMYASPIR encoded by the coding sequence ATGGCAAATAAACTAACAATTCTTGCTTCCGTCGTAGCGGCTTCTACTGCCATGATGGCAACATCCGCTCAAGCTGCAGACTCTACTTTGGACAAAGTAACAAAACAAGGTTTTCTTACTTGTGGTGTAAGTACCGGTCTACCTGGCTTCTCTAACCCTAACTCAAAAGGTGAATGGGAAGGCATCGACGTAGAATATTGCCAAGCAGTGGCTGCAGCCGTCCTTGGGGATAAAACGAAAGTTAAGTATGTACCTCTAACCGCAAAAGAACGTTTCACTGCACTTCAGTCTGGTGAAATTGATGTTCTTTCACGTAACACTACATGGACACTACACCGTGATACAGCACTTGGTCTTAACTTTGTAGGCGTAAACTACTACGACGGTCAAGGCTTCATGGTTAAAAAAGACCTGGGCATTTCAAGTGCTAAAGAGCTTGATGGCGCATCAGTTTGTGTTCAGTCAGGCACAACTACTGAGCTTAACCTAGCGGATTACTTCCGTAATAATGGCATGAGCTACAAGCCTGTTGTTTTTGATACAGCAGCTCAAACTTCTAAAGGTTTCGATTCTGGTCGCTGTGACGTTCTAACAACGGACCAATCTGGCCTTTACGCACTGCGCTTAAACCTTCAAGACCCTTCATCTGCGGTCGTTCTTCCTGAAATCGTCTCAAAAGAGCCTCTGGGCCCTGTTGTTCGCCAAGGTGATGATCAGTGGTTCAACATTGCTAAATGGACGCTTTCAGCGATGATTAACGCAGAAGAGTACGGCATCACTTCTAAAAATGCGGATGCGATGCTGAAGTCAGAAGATCCAAACGTTAAACGTATCCTTGGTGTTGATGGCCCTCAGGGTAAAGGCCTAGGTATCCGTGACGATTGGGGCTACCAAATCGTGAAACAAGTAGGTAACTACGGTGAAAGCTTTGACCGAACTGTCGGTAAAGGCTCGCCTCTGGACATTTCACGTGGCGTGAACGCGCTATGGAATGCTGGCGGCTTTATGTACGCTTCACCAATCCGATAG
- a CDS encoding Bax inhibitor-1/YccA family protein: protein MNSPMFTRTSTQESALQTNKVLRNTYALLSMTLLWSAVVAGVSMAFNLPRPGIILMLVGFYGLLFLTEKNRNNSLGLVFTFLFTGFLGYTIGPILNMYIGAGMGDVVLTALGGTALSFMAASAYALTTKRDLSMMGGLMLSLFVVLVVGMIASIFIQSTILHLAMSSLFIVFSTMAILMTTQGIIRGGETNYISATVTLYVSIYNIFISLLSILGIMNDD, encoded by the coding sequence ATGAACAGTCCAATGTTTACCCGCACTTCAACACAAGAAAGTGCTCTGCAAACCAACAAAGTATTGCGTAATACATATGCACTACTGTCTATGACACTTCTATGGTCAGCAGTTGTTGCTGGCGTATCGATGGCATTTAATCTACCACGTCCGGGTATCATCCTTATGTTGGTTGGTTTCTACGGCCTGCTTTTCCTAACAGAAAAGAACCGTAACAACAGCCTTGGTTTGGTATTCACCTTCCTGTTCACAGGTTTCCTGGGCTACACAATCGGTCCAATCCTAAACATGTACATCGGTGCAGGTATGGGTGATGTTGTACTGACCGCTTTGGGTGGTACGGCACTATCGTTTATGGCTGCTTCAGCATACGCACTAACAACTAAGCGTGATCTATCGATGATGGGTGGTTTGATGCTGTCACTGTTTGTTGTACTTGTAGTCGGTATGATTGCGAGCATCTTCATTCAGTCTACAATCCTGCACCTGGCTATGAGCAGCTTGTTCATCGTATTCTCAACGATGGCAATCCTGATGACGACTCAAGGCATCATCCGTGGCGGTGAAACTAACTACATCTCTGCAACGGTTACGCTATACGTATCAATCTACAACATCTTCATCAGCCTGCTAAGCATTCTAGGCATCATGAACGACGACTAA